From Virgibacillus natechei, the proteins below share one genomic window:
- the ric gene encoding iron-sulfur cluster repair di-iron protein, whose translation MSTFTAEHTPAHIVKIFPKASDLFKENQIDFCCGGDRLLKETFAKNNLDETAVLSKLNTAYESWKKEDHHVTDWDTVPLTELVDHIIYNHHIYLTEELPALGEFVTKVFRKHGSDQPHLKELHRLYHDFKVEMEEHTMKEEQEVFPLVKEYEINPSEALLQEIREANGELEEEHDATGDMLKRMRVITDGFQPHAHACGSYQITYARLAELEENTFQHIHLENNVLFKRL comes from the coding sequence ATGAGTACATTCACCGCTGAGCATACACCAGCACATATTGTAAAGATCTTCCCTAAGGCTAGTGATTTATTTAAGGAAAATCAGATTGACTTTTGCTGTGGTGGGGATCGATTACTAAAGGAGACCTTTGCCAAGAACAACCTTGATGAAACAGCTGTTTTGTCAAAACTAAATACAGCTTATGAAAGCTGGAAAAAGGAAGATCATCACGTAACAGATTGGGATACGGTACCGCTCACAGAGCTCGTTGATCATATTATCTATAATCACCATATCTATTTAACAGAGGAGCTCCCTGCATTAGGAGAGTTCGTTACGAAAGTTTTCCGTAAACACGGGTCAGATCAACCCCATTTAAAAGAGCTACATCGTTTATATCACGACTTTAAAGTTGAAATGGAAGAACATACAATGAAAGAAGAGCAAGAAGTTTTCCCTTTAGTAAAAGAATATGAAATAAATCCTAGCGAAGCGCTTTTACAAGAGATCCGTGAAGCAAATGGTGAATTAGAGGAAGAACATGATGCAACCGGAGATATGTTAAAAAGAATGCGAGTCATTACTGACGGATTTCAACCACATGCACATGCATGCGGTTCCTATCAAATCACCTATGCTCGATTAGCAGAGTTGGAAGAGAACACATTCCAACATATTCATTTAGAAAATAACGTGTTGTTTAAGAGATTATAA
- a CDS encoding nitrate/nitrite transporter, whose protein sequence is MRNPSLQLSLQTSSLVVGFMMWVLISSLMPSIQEDIALTPGQVSLVTAIPVILGSLLRIPVGFYTNRFGARTINLISLITLLFPVFYISIADSFIDLVIGGFILGVGGATFSIGVTSLPKYYPKEKHGLINGIYGVGNIGTAITTFAAPVIAESIGWQQTVQLYLILIILFAALNFILGDKKETKVKNSMLEQIKGVYRNSTLWFLSLFYFVTFGAFVAFTVFLPNFLVNNFNLTPVDAGLRTAGFITLATFVRPLGGWLADKFNAYIILMFIFVGVTISGILLSFSPNIEWYSVGSLAVAIAVGIGNGTIFKLVPFHFSKQAGIVNGIVSAMGGLGGFFPPILLTTVYNMTGTYAIGFMALSQFALVSFVIVIFMYYQDHKNIERKIVDGSTEGIMVTDRNGDIQYVNPAFTQMTGYTAVEAIGSKSTLLNSGKHDPSFYNEMWTTIYENGYWKGEIWNKRNNGELFKVLVTIHSINNNVDEIKYYVGRFTDLSNSAEELKE, encoded by the coding sequence ATGAGAAATCCATCTCTTCAATTGTCACTACAAACTTCCAGTCTAGTTGTTGGATTTATGATGTGGGTCTTAATATCCTCCTTGATGCCCAGCATTCAAGAGGATATTGCATTAACTCCTGGACAGGTTTCCCTCGTAACTGCGATACCAGTTATTTTGGGGTCATTATTACGAATTCCAGTTGGTTTTTATACCAATCGATTTGGTGCCAGAACGATTAATCTTATTAGTCTTATAACCCTTTTATTTCCTGTGTTCTATATTAGTATTGCTGATTCTTTCATTGATTTAGTGATTGGAGGTTTTATTTTAGGCGTTGGGGGAGCAACGTTCTCTATCGGGGTTACATCATTACCAAAGTATTACCCAAAGGAAAAGCATGGTCTTATTAATGGTATTTATGGGGTTGGTAACATTGGTACTGCCATAACTACTTTCGCCGCTCCTGTTATCGCCGAGTCAATCGGATGGCAACAAACCGTTCAGTTGTATTTAATTCTAATTATCCTATTTGCTGCATTGAATTTCATTTTAGGAGATAAAAAGGAAACAAAAGTAAAAAATTCAATGCTTGAACAAATAAAAGGCGTATACCGCAACTCAACGTTATGGTTTCTAAGCTTGTTTTATTTTGTAACTTTCGGGGCATTTGTGGCATTCACGGTGTTTTTACCCAATTTTTTAGTGAACAATTTCAATTTAACCCCTGTTGATGCTGGGTTAAGAACTGCCGGTTTCATTACGCTCGCAACATTCGTACGACCGCTTGGTGGTTGGTTAGCAGACAAATTTAATGCCTATATTATTTTAATGTTTATATTTGTTGGTGTTACCATTTCTGGAATTCTTTTATCATTTTCACCGAATATTGAATGGTACTCCGTAGGCTCATTAGCTGTTGCTATTGCTGTCGGTATAGGAAATGGTACAATATTCAAACTTGTTCCGTTTCACTTCTCCAAACAAGCTGGTATTGTTAATGGAATTGTATCGGCTATGGGGGGCTTAGGAGGATTCTTCCCTCCAATACTATTAACAACCGTCTATAATATGACTGGCACCTATGCAATTGGATTTATGGCGCTTTCTCAATTTGCGCTCGTAAGTTTTGTTATTGTTATTTTCATGTATTATCAAGACCACAAGAATATTGAAAGAAAAATAGTCGACGGATCGACTGAGGGGATTATGGTAACCGATAGAAATGGAGACATTCAATATGTTAATCCTGCTTTCACACAAATGACTGGATACACAGCAGTAGAAGCAATTGGAAGCAAGTCAACCCTTTTGAATTCAGGAAAACATGACCCTTCCTTCTATAATGAAATGTGGACGACGATTTATGAAAATGGTTATTGGAAAGGAGAAATCTGGAACAAACGAAATAACGGAGAACTATTCAAGGTATTGGTTACCATACACTCTATTAACAATAATGTTGATGAAATAAAGTATTACGTCGGAAGATTTACCGACCTATCAAATTCAGCTGAAGAATTAAAGGAATAG
- a CDS encoding tetratricopeptide repeat protein, which yields MITKELREHILSVREKINRHVNGQEYELAREDVQELESILEVNDEIRDDVHFLSLHTMAAFYKRDKNYTKSVHYSKQALHIKGMENEYPGFVIDTFLDYAELEREQKHLPKAMELVNELLDMLKSINWQDMYTYGMAYSSLGKVYLDEKNDDFGVRYLEQALNYFRKSVNKKDLIIGQTTALISDVYIRMKDYNKALSLYQQLLETNQQSEDKVSEGKTLLKIGEIYFYIDAKKARRTITQALKLFEDVYEDKHIDIAKGNLLLGELDETMGGIPRAIKYYKRSLDQMDSFYKENHFLIVYVYSKIGTLSITINEWDQAEHNLEKGLDLSDGFPKMKLQFFHALGKVYSEKELYEQAFSFFQDSLQELAKDGRKQSKGYADTLQDIGFNLRNQDKLEEAYVYFQEALTIHEQLQPGFPEESGMICMRLAYCYENKEDNDLQKAAFYYEKGFKQIEKMPDQEMVQEALAGMIEFFTRMDNPKKKRKYEDKFVKLQRAKSK from the coding sequence ATGATAACCAAAGAGCTACGAGAGCACATCCTGTCAGTAAGAGAGAAGATTAATCGTCATGTAAACGGACAGGAATATGAATTAGCTCGAGAGGACGTTCAGGAATTAGAAAGTATTCTTGAAGTGAATGATGAAATAAGGGATGACGTACACTTTCTTTCATTACACACAATGGCCGCGTTTTATAAAAGGGATAAGAATTATACTAAATCTGTGCATTACAGCAAGCAAGCGTTACATATAAAAGGAATGGAGAATGAATATCCAGGGTTCGTGATAGATACCTTTTTGGATTATGCTGAGCTGGAAAGAGAACAAAAGCACCTACCAAAGGCTATGGAATTGGTAAATGAATTATTAGATATGCTGAAATCAATTAATTGGCAGGATATGTATACATATGGAATGGCATACAGCAGTTTAGGTAAGGTGTATTTAGATGAAAAGAATGATGACTTTGGTGTTCGTTATCTGGAGCAGGCGCTGAACTACTTTCGCAAATCAGTAAACAAAAAAGATCTCATCATTGGCCAGACAACCGCTCTCATTTCTGATGTATACATTCGTATGAAGGATTACAACAAGGCTTTATCTCTATATCAACAATTGTTGGAAACAAATCAACAGAGTGAGGATAAGGTATCTGAGGGAAAAACGTTACTTAAAATTGGGGAAATCTACTTCTATATCGATGCGAAAAAAGCTCGAAGAACGATTACACAAGCCTTGAAGCTGTTTGAAGACGTTTATGAAGACAAGCATATAGATATAGCGAAGGGGAATTTGCTATTAGGTGAACTAGATGAAACGATGGGAGGTATCCCCAGAGCGATCAAGTATTACAAACGATCCCTTGATCAGATGGATAGCTTTTATAAGGAAAATCATTTCCTCATTGTGTACGTCTACTCGAAAATAGGGACACTGTCCATCACCATAAACGAGTGGGATCAAGCAGAACACAATTTGGAAAAAGGGTTGGATCTCTCGGATGGTTTTCCTAAAATGAAACTTCAATTTTTCCATGCATTGGGAAAAGTTTATTCCGAAAAAGAATTGTATGAACAAGCATTTTCCTTTTTTCAGGATTCATTACAGGAACTTGCTAAAGACGGACGGAAACAATCGAAGGGCTATGCGGATACACTTCAGGATATTGGATTTAATTTGAGAAACCAGGATAAGTTAGAGGAGGCTTACGTGTACTTTCAGGAAGCACTAACAATCCATGAACAACTACAACCCGGCTTTCCTGAGGAATCAGGTATGATTTGTATGCGTCTGGCTTATTGTTATGAAAACAAAGAGGACAATGATCTGCAAAAGGCAGCATTTTATTATGAAAAAGGATTTAAACAGATCGAGAAAATGCCCGATCAGGAAATGGTACAAGAGGCATTAGCTGGAATGATTGAATTTTTTACACGTATGGATAATCCGAAAAAGAAACGAAAATATGAGGATAAATTTGTTAAACTGCAACGTGCAAAAAGCAAATAA
- a CDS encoding heavy-metal-associated domain-containing protein has product MKTIKYQLEPLTCPSCIKKIEGKLGKMNGVEEAKVMFNSSKVKATFDQEQVTSDELKATIENLGYPVVS; this is encoded by the coding sequence ATGAAAACCATTAAATATCAATTAGAGCCGTTAACTTGTCCATCATGTATCAAGAAAATTGAAGGAAAACTAGGGAAAATGAATGGAGTCGAAGAAGCGAAAGTGATGTTCAACTCCAGTAAAGTAAAGGCAACATTTGATCAGGAACAAGTCACATCAGATGAATTAAAGGCTACAATTGAGAATCTCGGTTATCCAGTAGTTTCATAG
- a CDS encoding heavy metal translocating P-type ATPase, whose translation MGKVKKIHVVIASGSLLVLALLFHFMDMAVWKDIALIVATFIAGYSIAKKAIQTTMMKAFSIELLVTIAVIGALFIGEYVESAAVTFLFLFGAYLEARTLEKTRSSLKTLMGMAPMEATVLKDGEHVVKPISEIDTGDRILIQSGEKVAIDGKVISGQAFINEATITGESIPANKKIEDQVFSGTIIDNGYVEVEAEKIGDDTAFSKIIELVEEAQESKAKTQKFLDRFANVYTPGILVLSILVLIFTQNFELSITFLVIACPGALVISTPVSLVAGIGNGAKNGTLVKGGEVMENLAKIDVLVFDKTGTLTKGAPEVTGLKAFDMEESEFLTITAEAEIISEHHLGRTIVGEAEKRGLALTNEPENFTVEKGHGLYATVAGKSVVIGNRKLLRKNGIDWSPAIETHAIDEEKKGNTAIFVGVNEKLAGVISVADQIRQEAIGTIQQLKDAGVKQTVMLTGDNKHTAEKVAAQLGIDHVFAEMLPEDKVNHIKRLKAEGYKVAMVGDGINDAPAIALADVGMAMGAAGTDAAMETADVVLMADKLDKIPYAYTLAKATVRNMKQNIFVAIGTVAFLLAGVMLGKIFLASGMLIHELSVLVVILNAIRLVRYKQRGQGEKKQGRTAIPEVN comes from the coding sequence ATGGGTAAAGTGAAAAAGATTCATGTGGTTATAGCTTCAGGAAGTTTATTGGTTTTAGCATTATTATTTCATTTTATGGATATGGCAGTTTGGAAAGACATAGCTTTAATTGTAGCAACCTTTATCGCTGGATATTCTATTGCTAAAAAAGCAATACAAACCACCATGATGAAAGCATTCAGTATAGAATTACTTGTTACAATAGCTGTAATAGGTGCTCTATTTATCGGAGAGTACGTTGAATCCGCAGCCGTTACATTCTTGTTCTTATTTGGTGCCTATTTAGAAGCACGAACGCTAGAAAAAACGCGTTCTTCTTTAAAAACTTTAATGGGAATGGCACCAATGGAAGCAACGGTTTTGAAAGATGGCGAACATGTCGTTAAGCCTATTAGTGAGATTGACACAGGAGATCGTATTTTAATTCAATCTGGCGAGAAAGTCGCCATTGATGGGAAAGTCATTTCTGGCCAAGCATTTATCAATGAAGCGACAATAACCGGGGAATCTATACCAGCTAATAAAAAAATAGAGGATCAGGTTTTCAGTGGAACCATCATTGATAATGGATATGTTGAAGTAGAAGCGGAAAAAATCGGTGATGATACCGCGTTTTCAAAAATTATTGAACTGGTAGAAGAAGCACAGGAGTCTAAAGCAAAAACACAAAAATTTCTTGACCGTTTTGCGAATGTCTATACACCAGGGATTCTAGTACTATCGATTCTTGTCCTCATTTTTACACAGAACTTCGAATTGTCTATTACGTTCTTGGTCATTGCATGTCCTGGAGCACTTGTTATCTCAACACCAGTTTCTCTTGTTGCCGGAATCGGTAATGGCGCAAAGAATGGCACATTGGTTAAAGGCGGGGAAGTAATGGAAAACCTCGCAAAAATCGATGTACTTGTTTTTGATAAAACTGGTACGCTGACAAAAGGGGCACCAGAAGTGACAGGATTGAAAGCTTTTGATATGGAAGAATCAGAATTTTTAACGATTACTGCAGAAGCAGAAATTATTTCGGAGCATCATTTAGGGAGAACCATTGTTGGCGAAGCAGAGAAACGTGGATTGGCACTAACAAACGAACCAGAAAACTTCACCGTAGAAAAAGGCCATGGCCTCTACGCCACGGTTGCTGGCAAATCCGTAGTAATTGGAAATCGTAAACTGTTAAGGAAAAACGGGATTGACTGGTCACCAGCAATTGAAACGCATGCAATTGATGAAGAGAAAAAAGGAAATACCGCAATCTTTGTTGGAGTAAATGAAAAATTAGCTGGCGTTATTTCAGTTGCTGACCAGATTCGTCAAGAAGCAATTGGCACGATTCAACAATTGAAAGATGCAGGCGTTAAACAAACGGTAATGCTCACAGGTGATAATAAACACACTGCTGAAAAAGTAGCAGCACAGCTAGGAATTGACCACGTGTTTGCAGAAATGCTTCCAGAAGATAAAGTGAATCATATTAAACGATTAAAAGCAGAAGGATACAAAGTCGCAATGGTTGGTGATGGCATCAATGACGCACCAGCAATTGCACTGGCAGATGTGGGTATGGCGATGGGTGCAGCAGGAACAGACGCAGCAATGGAAACAGCAGATGTCGTCTTAATGGCAGATAAACTGGATAAAATCCCATATGCTTACACATTAGCAAAAGCAACCGTACGAAACATGAAACAGAATATTTTCGTAGCGATCGGAACGGTAGCCTTTCTTCTGGCAGGAGTCATGTTAGGAAAAATATTCCTTGCATCGGGCATGCTGATTCATGAACTGAGCGTGTTGGTTGTCATCCTCAATGCAATCCGATTAGTACGATATAAACAACGCGGACAGGGGGAAAAGAAGCAAGGTCGTACCGCAATTCCTGAAGTGAATTAA
- a CDS encoding flavodoxin domain-containing protein: MAKLLMLYASGTGNTELMAEAMVAYLEDKNHEVVTKTFDFDPIDVEELLEYDAILIGTHTWDDGDLPYEVEDFYEEIDDVNITGKLFGVFGSADSFYDTYGGAVNLMADRLSKAGAVLVPEQLKVDLEPDRVDIERCEQMADTVLVMIDEKMKGNVYL; the protein is encoded by the coding sequence ATGGCTAAATTATTGATGTTGTATGCTAGCGGGACTGGAAACACAGAATTGATGGCCGAAGCAATGGTTGCATACCTTGAGGATAAAAACCATGAAGTAGTTACCAAAACGTTTGATTTTGACCCGATCGATGTTGAGGAACTATTGGAATATGATGCAATATTAATCGGGACACACACATGGGATGATGGCGACCTGCCATATGAAGTAGAAGATTTTTATGAAGAGATAGATGATGTTAATATTACTGGAAAGCTCTTCGGTGTATTCGGTTCTGCTGACTCATTTTACGATACTTATGGTGGGGCAGTGAATCTGATGGCAGATCGCTTGTCAAAAGCAGGAGCGGTACTAGTTCCCGAGCAACTAAAAGTTGATTTGGAACCAGATCGAGTGGATATTGAGAGATGTGAACAGATGGCTGATACCGTCCTTGTGATGATAGATGAAAAGATGAAAGGAAATGTTTACCTCTGA
- a CDS encoding Crp/Fnr family transcriptional regulator: MIENKKVNPSQLCVSKVPFFNHLDDDEMLKIAEKSRHKDFKKGETIYREGDPLEYLYIVHKGRVKIYQLFESGKEQLLRILDPGEFMGELALFTEKNLDSYAEAMKDTNICTIHRDDMQDLMKDYPTIAVKILEQFSNRLDNTEKLVGQLSSKDVESRTAGYLLDLADKSNTVDIVLPMSKKDLASYLGTTQETISRKLASLQTTGLIEQKGHRNIKILNKDALSDVAFESQ, encoded by the coding sequence GTGATCGAGAATAAAAAGGTAAATCCTTCGCAATTATGTGTTTCCAAAGTCCCTTTTTTTAATCACCTAGATGATGACGAGATGCTTAAAATAGCTGAGAAGAGCAGGCACAAGGATTTTAAAAAAGGGGAAACCATTTATCGTGAAGGTGACCCACTGGAATATTTGTATATTGTCCATAAAGGGCGCGTGAAGATTTATCAGCTATTTGAATCTGGTAAGGAGCAGCTATTACGTATTTTAGATCCCGGAGAATTTATGGGTGAATTAGCACTGTTTACAGAAAAAAACCTAGACAGTTATGCGGAAGCAATGAAAGATACCAATATATGCACCATACATCGTGATGACATGCAGGATCTGATGAAAGATTATCCAACGATAGCGGTAAAAATATTAGAACAGTTCAGTAATCGCCTGGATAACACGGAAAAGCTTGTGGGCCAATTAAGTTCTAAAGATGTTGAATCACGTACGGCCGGTTATTTGCTTGACCTAGCTGATAAAAGTAACACGGTCGACATTGTACTACCAATGAGTAAAAAAGATCTTGCATCATACTTAGGCACTACACAGGAAACGATTAGTAGAAAGTTAGCAAGCCTTCAAACAACTGGATTGATTGAACAGAAGGGACATCGCAATATAAAAATTTTAAATAAAGATGCGCTATCTGATGTTGCTTTTGAAAGTCAATAG
- the fdhF gene encoding formate dehydrogenase subunit alpha — protein sequence MQKDVEVTLNGKQVTVGEAQTALDTMTANNVEVPSLCYHPSLGPIETCDTCIVSVNGELVRSCSTKLADGDVIHTNGEEAHEAQVLGLDRVLGKHELYCTICDFNNGDCEIHNAVKEMKTSHQETPFESKGYEVNRNSFYRYDPDQCILCGLCVEACQDVQVTETLTIDWERERPRVIWDNDTSIDESSCVNCGHCSTVCPCNAMMEVGMEGEAGFLAGMLPESSMRPLINITKEVETGYEQLMAISDVEASMREDRIEKTKTVCTYCGVGCSFDVWTKDRQILKVEPHQDAPANGISTCVKGKFGWDFVNSEERLTKPLIREGDGFREAEWEEAYGLIEQKFKEQIKKKGPDSLAFVSSSKCTNEESYLMQKLSRSVIGTNNIDNCSRYCQSPATMGLWRTVGYGGDSGSIEDIGNAELIIITGSNTAEAHPVLATRVKRAQKLHGQKVIVADLRRHEMADRADQFVQPAAGSDLVWISAVTKYIVDQGWQDKEFLKTHVNGMEDYIKSLDPYTLDYAEKVTNISKKELIEIATSLHEADTACFLWAMGITQHGGGSDASTAISNLMLITGNYMKPGAGTYPLRGHNNVQGASDFGSMPDRFPGYELVSDDDVRTRYEKKWEVELSTEPGLNNHQMVEAIHDGSLNAMYIKGEEMAVVDSDANYVQAAFEKLDFFVIQDVFFSKTAEFADVVLPASPSLEKDGTFTNTERRFQRLYQVLEPLGGSKPDWQIIQDIANRLGAEWNYTHPSEIMDEAASLTPMFAGVRYDRLEGYNSLQWPVAADGTDTPLLFKDEFPFPDGKARLYPVEWTKPIDFGDEYDLHVNNGRILEHFHEGNMTYKSEAISKKTPRVFLEVSPELAEERGVEDGTVVRLISPYGRAKVSCIVTDRVKGHELYLPMNTSGEGAINYLTSFHADKDTSTPAYKEVQVKMEILEVKGESPLPKINHRYGNPQPQIGVQVERKWARSDYTFPGDVVKARRSRSNG from the coding sequence TTGCAGAAGGATGTGGAAGTTACACTGAATGGAAAGCAAGTAACTGTGGGAGAAGCCCAGACTGCGTTGGATACGATGACTGCAAATAACGTGGAGGTACCAAGTCTGTGTTACCATCCAAGTCTTGGTCCGATTGAAACGTGTGACACATGTATTGTCAGTGTGAACGGTGAATTGGTCAGGTCATGTTCTACAAAACTGGCTGATGGGGATGTCATCCATACCAACGGGGAAGAAGCACATGAGGCGCAGGTTCTGGGATTGGACAGGGTTTTGGGTAAGCATGAATTGTATTGCACGATTTGCGATTTTAATAATGGCGATTGCGAGATACATAACGCTGTCAAAGAAATGAAGACGAGTCATCAGGAGACACCTTTTGAATCGAAGGGTTACGAGGTGAATCGCAATTCCTTTTACCGGTATGATCCGGATCAGTGTATTCTGTGTGGTCTATGTGTGGAGGCCTGTCAGGATGTTCAGGTGACCGAGACATTAACCATTGACTGGGAGCGGGAGCGTCCGCGTGTAATTTGGGATAATGACACGTCGATTGATGAATCCTCCTGTGTCAATTGCGGGCATTGCTCGACGGTCTGTCCGTGTAATGCCATGATGGAAGTGGGAATGGAAGGAGAAGCTGGCTTCTTGGCTGGAATGCTTCCGGAGTCTTCGATGCGTCCACTCATTAACATCACAAAAGAAGTAGAAACGGGTTATGAACAGCTGATGGCTATCTCTGACGTGGAAGCTTCCATGCGGGAAGACCGTATTGAAAAAACAAAAACCGTTTGTACGTACTGCGGGGTTGGGTGCTCCTTTGATGTATGGACGAAAGACAGACAAATATTGAAGGTAGAGCCACATCAGGATGCTCCAGCGAACGGCATTTCCACTTGTGTGAAGGGGAAATTTGGCTGGGATTTTGTTAATAGCGAAGAACGCCTGACAAAACCATTGATTCGTGAGGGAGACGGATTTCGCGAAGCAGAATGGGAAGAGGCGTATGGTTTAATTGAACAGAAATTCAAAGAACAGATAAAGAAAAAAGGGCCCGATTCACTTGCGTTTGTTTCTTCTTCTAAATGTACAAATGAAGAATCCTATCTCATGCAAAAACTGAGTCGTTCTGTAATTGGGACAAACAATATTGATAATTGCTCCCGTTACTGTCAGTCTCCGGCAACGATGGGGCTGTGGCGTACAGTTGGATACGGGGGAGACTCTGGGTCGATTGAGGATATTGGAAATGCAGAACTTATCATCATAACTGGATCCAACACGGCGGAAGCACATCCCGTACTTGCAACGAGAGTTAAGCGCGCCCAAAAACTACATGGTCAGAAAGTAATTGTCGCTGATCTTCGCAGGCATGAAATGGCGGACCGGGCAGATCAATTTGTTCAACCGGCAGCAGGCAGTGATCTTGTTTGGATATCCGCTGTGACAAAATACATCGTGGATCAGGGATGGCAAGATAAGGAATTTTTGAAAACACATGTCAATGGCATGGAAGACTATATCAAGAGCTTGGATCCATATACGCTTGACTATGCGGAAAAAGTAACGAACATCTCAAAGAAGGAATTGATAGAAATTGCCACATCGCTCCATGAAGCGGATACTGCATGTTTCCTGTGGGCGATGGGTATTACGCAACATGGGGGAGGAAGCGACGCGAGCACAGCAATTTCTAATTTAATGCTGATTACAGGCAATTACATGAAGCCAGGAGCAGGAACTTATCCATTGCGCGGTCACAACAACGTTCAAGGGGCCAGTGACTTTGGTAGTATGCCAGACCGGTTCCCAGGCTATGAACTTGTGTCAGATGATGACGTTCGTACCCGTTATGAGAAAAAGTGGGAAGTAGAGCTTTCAACGGAGCCAGGGCTTAATAACCATCAAATGGTGGAAGCGATTCATGATGGTAGCCTGAATGCTATGTATATAAAAGGCGAAGAAATGGCTGTGGTTGATTCAGATGCCAACTATGTGCAGGCAGCATTTGAGAAACTGGATTTTTTCGTGATCCAGGATGTGTTTTTCTCCAAAACAGCCGAATTTGCAGATGTGGTTCTGCCAGCCAGTCCTAGTCTTGAAAAAGATGGAACATTCACCAATACGGAGCGTCGTTTCCAGCGGTTGTACCAAGTGCTCGAACCACTAGGCGGATCGAAACCGGATTGGCAGATCATTCAAGACATCGCTAATCGTCTCGGGGCAGAATGGAACTATACGCATCCAAGTGAAATTATGGATGAGGCGGCTTCCCTTACCCCAATGTTCGCCGGTGTTCGCTACGATCGTTTAGAAGGGTATAATAGCTTGCAGTGGCCGGTAGCGGCGGACGGAACGGATACGCCACTTTTGTTCAAAGATGAATTCCCATTTCCGGATGGAAAAGCAAGACTCTATCCTGTTGAGTGGACAAAGCCGATTGACTTCGGAGACGAATACGACCTCCATGTCAATAATGGGCGTATACTTGAACATTTTCACGAGGGAAACATGACCTATAAGTCCGAAGCAATCTCGAAAAAAACACCACGTGTCTTCCTTGAAGTATCGCCTGAACTGGCGGAAGAGCGTGGGGTGGAAGATGGAACGGTAGTCCGACTGATTTCTCCATACGGAAGGGCGAAGGTTTCCTGCATCGTGACAGATCGAGTCAAGGGTCATGAGTTATATTTGCCGATGAATACCTCGGGAGAAGGGGCAATCAATTACCTGACGAGCTTTCATGCTGATAAAGATACCTCGACCCCTGCGTATAAGGAAGTTCAGGTAAAAATGGAAATCCTTGAGGTCAAAGGGGAAAGTCCGCTCCCGAAAATCAACCACCGGTACGGGAATCCGCAGCCGCAAATCGGTGTACAAGTAGAAAGGAAATGGGCACGCAGCGATTACACCTTCCCTGGTGATGTTGTAAAGGCAAGGAGGTCAAGAAGCAATGGCTAA
- a CDS encoding DUF1641 domain-containing protein has protein sequence MAKATRVIHRTEPSEEEAREREWKQLEATLLQNKEAVSDALKLMNQFRDKEIFNILHALFAEGDQVLERVVTAIDGSDATKSMKNTLLLFDVLGKFNVEELEPILLKLNTAVSRVAAYEHYGKEGGGYPALLGSLKDPEVIEGMNVLMIFLKGFGVNQEDREKMTPELAKQQHEREKRVQKSDDKQSASSSKWYAVAAGVSLLVTLPWFFKK, from the coding sequence ATGGCTAAAGCGACTAGGGTCATCCATCGCACCGAACCAAGCGAAGAAGAAGCACGGGAACGTGAGTGGAAGCAATTGGAGGCAACCTTGCTACAAAATAAAGAAGCGGTTTCGGATGCACTGAAGCTGATGAACCAGTTTCGAGACAAGGAGATATTTAACATACTCCATGCACTTTTTGCCGAAGGAGATCAGGTGCTTGAACGGGTCGTGACAGCCATTGACGGATCAGATGCAACCAAGTCGATGAAAAATACACTTCTCCTGTTTGATGTACTTGGAAAGTTCAATGTGGAAGAACTGGAGCCAATCCTTTTAAAGTTGAATACTGCTGTTTCCAGGGTAGCTGCCTATGAGCATTATGGAAAAGAAGGAGGCGGCTACCCCGCCCTTCTAGGTTCCTTAAAAGATCCTGAAGTGATCGAAGGAATGAACGTTCTCATGATTTTCCTGAAGGGATTTGGCGTTAATCAGGAGGACAGAGAAAAGATGACACCAGAGCTAGCTAAACAGCAACATGAACGCGAAAAGCGAGTTCAAAAAAGCGATGATAAGCAATCTGCATCAAGCAGCAAATGGTACGCTGTTGCGGCAGGAGTGTCATTGTTGGTGACGTTGCCATGGTTTTTCAAAAAGTAA